TGCCAGCAACAACTGGCAGCGCCCCATCTACTTCAGCAGCACCGTGGCGCCGAGCGACTACATGAACCTGCAGCCCTACTTCCAGCTCGAAGGCATGGCTTACCGCCTGCTGCCGCTGAAGGACCCGAACTACGACCCCCGTTCCGGCGACGAGGGCTTTGTGGAAAAGGACCTGACCTACGAGCGCCTGCTGAAAACCTTCAGCTACCGCGGCCTGCAAAACCCGCACATCTTCTACGACGAGAACAACCTGCGCTTCCCGGCCAACTACCGCGACAAGTTTGCCCGCCTTTCGCAGGCCTACCTCTCCAGCGGCAACGTGGCCAAGGCCAAGGAAGTGGCCGACAAGTGCCTGGAGCTGATGCCCGACAACACGATTCCCTACGACTACTATTCGCCGCAGCTGGTGCCCGCCCTGGTGGCCGGCGGCGAAAAAGCCAAAGCCGACCAAATCCTCGACACCATGACGCGCCGCTCGGAGCAGATGCTGGCCTACTACAGCACCAAGCCCGACGCCAGCCTGTTTGAGGACGACATGCGCGGCTACCTGCTGGGCCTGCAAAGCGTGTACCGCGCCGCCGAGCTCAGCGGCGACAGCGTGCGCGCCCAGAAGGCCTACGGGCTGATGAACCAGTACTACCCGCGGTAGGTGCATGAGTGAAGGAGTGAAGGCCGGTCCGCAAGTAGCGGGTCGGCCTTTTTTCTTTTAGGCCACTAATTGTTTCGCCGTAACAATGGCCGCGCTTGAGCGTTTGCGACGAGGAATGGCTAATTTGACGTACTCTGGCTGCCTGACCTACCTTTTTTATGGCTGTGAAACGCATTTTTGGAATTAGCCTTTTCGGGGGTGCCGTGCTGGTAACGCTGGCGGCGAATGTGTCTCGCCAGCCCCTGGCCCCGCGCCCCGACTACGCCGGCCTCTACCGCGACGTGGCCCGCCTCGACGTGGACACCCGCCGCGAGGGCGACAGCCTGCGCTTCTACCTGCGCCTGCCGCCGCCCGCCCGCCTGGGCCCCGGGCACCCCCTGCGGCTCACGGCCTGGCCCAGCTATGAGGCCCGCCAGCCGCTGTGGCAGGACAGCGTGCCGCGCCGCCAGCAGCACCCCATCCCCTTCCCCGATGGCGTGCGCCTGAGCTTCTGCGTGGCCGCGGCGCGTCTGCCGGCTGGCGCTGTGCTGCAGCTTACCACTGCCCCGCCCGATGCCAAAGACGACTACCAGGAGCCCACCACCACGGCCTGGCTGCGCCTGACGGAGGCCGTGCTGGCCCGCCCGTTTGTGCTCATCGACTCGGTGGGCCAGCCCCTGCTGCGGCGCTACGTGCAGGCCGGCGAAACCTTCGGCGTGGACAGCTACGGCCTCTACCAGCCTGTGCGCTGGAAGCGCTACGCCGTGAACCCAACCCCGGCCCTGCCGCCCATGACCAACCCGGCCGCCATGCCCGCCGGCCCCCGCACGCTGCCTGTGATGGACTCGGCCGCTACCCGCCCCGGTCAGCCCTTGCGCTTCGACGACGCGGGCCTGTACGCCCTGCGCGTGGGCGGGGCCGCGGGCAGCAAGCCCCGCACCCTGGCCGTGATGGTGGCTCCCAACCGCTACCCCGAGCTCACCACGGCCGCCGAGCTCATCGAGCCGCTGCGCTACCTCACCACCAGCCAGGAACGCAAAAAACTTACCGACGCCCCCGACCCCAAGCGCGCCGTGGACCGGTTCTGGCTCGACATCGCCCAGGGCAACCAGAAGCTGGGCAAGGAGCTTATCCGGCGCTACTACGGCCGGGTGATGGCCGCCAACGAATTATTTGCCGCCCACAAGGCCGGCTGGCTCACGGATAGGGGCCTGCTGTACGTGGTGATGGGCCCGCCGCCGAGCGTGCGACGGCTGTTTGACGGCGAAGAGCGGTGGTTTTACCCGGACGCGGGCCTGGGCGGCGGCTCGGTCACGTTCACCTTCCGGCCCCGGCCGAGTACC
This DNA window, taken from Hymenobacter sp. 5317J-9, encodes the following:
- a CDS encoding GWxTD domain-containing protein, translated to MKRIFGISLFGGAVLVTLAANVSRQPLAPRPDYAGLYRDVARLDVDTRREGDSLRFYLRLPPPARLGPGHPLRLTAWPSYEARQPLWQDSVPRRQQHPIPFPDGVRLSFCVAAARLPAGAVLQLTTAPPDAKDDYQEPTTTAWLRLTEAVLARPFVLIDSVGQPLLRRYVQAGETFGVDSYGLYQPVRWKRYAVNPTPALPPMTNPAAMPAGPRTLPVMDSAATRPGQPLRFDDAGLYALRVGGAAGSKPRTLAVMVAPNRYPELTTAAELIEPLRYLTTSQERKKLTDAPDPKRAVDRFWLDIAQGNQKLGKELIRRYYGRVMAANELFAAHKAGWLTDRGLLYVVMGPPPSVRRLFDGEERWFYPDAGLGGGSVTFTFRPRPSTFAPDYYELVRRPEYELLWYAAVEKWRTPPTALTGPNVPSDLPAR